Genomic segment of Bifidobacterium lemurum:
GGCGATGGCGGCCAGATAGCCTTCTTCGACGGCGCGGTTGATGTCGGCGGCGCGGCCGTTGCAGTCGCCGGCCAGAGTCACCTTGATGCCGGCGGCCTCAAGCGGGGCCGTGTCGAAGGCGACCGGGGCGGTGCCGAGCGCCAGCACCACGCAGTCGCAGGGGATGGAGACGGCCTGCGTTTCCGGCTCGGGCGCGTCGGCGGGAGCGGAACCGGGAGCACCAGGAGCGGCGGGACCACCGGGACGCACGCCGGCACCGGGGGCACCGGCACCCGGACGAGCTCCGCCCGCGCCCGGGCCTGCGGGACGTCCGCCGGAAGCTCCGCCCGGAGCGGCACCCGGAGCACCCGGAGCACCCGGACGGCCAGCGGGGGCCGGCGGGTTCAGGGTTTCGGTGGCTTCGACCGATTCGGCGGTGATGCGGTCCACCTTGGTGTTGGTTTTCAGCGCAACGCCATGCTCGGCGAAGTCGGCCATCATCACCGGCTTGATGGTCTGCGATTCCTCGGCGGCGATCTGGCCCATCATCTCCACGATGGTGACCTCGCAGCCGTAGTCGTCGCCGGCGATCAGTTCGGCGGTTTCCGCGCCGACCAGGCCGCCGCCGATCACGACGGTGCGGCCGTGGGGCTTGACCTTGCCCTCCAGCACCGACCATGCGTCCATCACATGCGGCTGATCGAGCCCGGGGATGGGTGGCGCGGCGTTGCGGCCGCCGACCGCGACGATCACCTCGTCGTAGCCGTCGGCCACCAGCGATTCGGACGTGACATCCGCGTTCAGACGCACGTCCACGCCCGCGGCTTGAAGCGCGCGCCCATACCATGCGGTCGCGCGGCGCATGTTCTCCTTGCGCGGCGGGACGCTAGCGATGCCGAGCTGGCCGCCCAGCTCGCCGGCCTTCTCGAACAGCGTGACCGTGTGTCCACGCAGGGCGGCCACGCGGGCGGCCTCCATGCCGGCGGGGCCCGCGCCGACCACTGCGACGCGGTGCGGCGTTTCGGCCGGCTTGATCACACGTGCGTACTCATGGCCGTTTTCGGCGTTGAGTACGCAGGAGATGAACCGCCTGCTGGCGATGGCGTCCGTGCAGCCGCGGTTGCACATGATGCACGGGCGGATGAGGTCCTCCTCACCGGCGGCGACCTTGTTCGCGTAGTCCGGATCGCACAGCATCGGGCGGCCGAGTCCCACGTAATCGCAGGCACCGGATTCGATCAGCCGTTCGGCTTCGGCGGCGGTGGGGATCGCGCCGACCGTGGAGACCGGCACCGGCACCACGGCCTTGATGCGCCGCGAATACTCCTCCATAAAGCAGTTGGGGCGCGTGCCCATCGCGGGGATGGTGTCGTTGAGGTTGCCGGTGTGGTTGGCCTGGCCGACGTGGAAGGTGTCGACGCCGTCCTCGACAAGCAGTTTCGCCAGTTCCACGGCCTCGTCGATGAACAGGCCGCCGCGGCCGATCTGCGGGTTCTCGGTGATGATCGGCAGCTTGTAGTCGATGCAGATGTCGGGCGAGCCCTCGCGGATCGCGCGCACCACCTCGCGGGCGAAGCGCGTGCGGTGTTCGAAGGTTCCGCCGTATTCGTCGTCGCGCTGGTTGATCAGCGGCGAGCACAAGGAGCCGACCAGACGGTCGCCGTGCACTTCGATCGCGTCGGCGCCGGCAAGGGTCGCGCGACGGGCGAGCGCCTTGATGGATTCGAGGATCTCGCCGAGGCGGTCGGCCGACACTTCGTTGATGTAGTGCGCCATGTCATGGTGGAGTTTGGCGCGGGCGCCCATCATGTCGCCTTTGGCGAAGAGTTCGGCGACGGCGACCGTGTCGTATTCGGGATGGAACACCTGCAGACCGAGCTTGCAGTCGAATTCGTGCAGGGCGTCGGCGAGCGCGCGGAAGCTGGGGATCTGTTCGTCGGTGACGAGTTTGGGCGTGGGCGAGATCGTGTGCACGGGCGTCACGTCGCCGAGCACGATGTAGGCGGCGCCGCCTTCGGCCACGCGCTTGTAGAAGTTGATGCTCTGGTCGGTGATCGATCCGTCGCGGGCCTCGTAGCCGGTGGTCATCGGCGGGAACATCATACGGTTCTTCAGCCGCATATGGTTGATCTCCAGTGGTTCCAGCAGTCGCTGCAATGTCATGCGTACCTCCTTGTAGTTGCGACGCTTATTGACTTCCGTTGCCGCGGGCCGGCGCGGCACGCCGGTTCGCGGCAACGGAAGAAAGGTTGTTCGGCCGTTCGTCAGGCGGTCGGCGAAGCGTCCGTCGACCGCCTGTCAGGCCGTTTCAGGCCGACCGTCAGGCCGTCGGCGGCTGGTCGCCCAATGCGGACGGCATATCCGCGACGGACTGCGATGCGGACGCGGGCGCGGCGGCATCCATACCTACGGTCGAGTCAGGCAGCGGAGAGCCGGCCTTGACCCACTTGCGCCAGCGATGGCGGCGGATCACGCCGCGCGTGGCGAGGAACACGAGTCCGATGATCAGCAGCGAGACCACGACTTCGATGCCCCACAGCCACTTCTGCCAGATGGGGGTGATGTGCTTGACGCCGCTGTCCACACCCATGGTGTTCATGGCGTTGGAGTTGGCGATGGCGTACACCACGTTCTTGGCGGCGCGCTGGAAGTCGGCCTGCACGGCGGGCGTCATCTCCTCGTCGGAGAGCTTCCACAGGGTGGAGCTGGAGTTGAGCCACAGGTCGGTGCCGGCGGCCAGGCCTTCGCGCAGGTCGGAGTATCCGAAGTTCGGGAAGGAGGTCTGGTCGGTGATGGCCATGCCTTCGAAGCCCCATTCGCCACGGATCACGTTGGTCATCAGGCCCTTGTGGCCGCCGGACCAGCGTGCGCCGATGCGGTTCATCGAGGTCATGAGGCCCATGCAGTCGGCGTCGCGGATGGCGGTTTCGAAGGGCTTGAGGTAGATGTCGCGCACGGACTGCTCGTTGGCGAACATCGCGCCGCCCGCACGGTTGGTCTCCTGGTCGTTGACCACGAAGTGCTTGAGGAAGGGGATCACGCCCTTGGCTTGGGCGGCGGCGACGATTTTCGCGGTGAGCTGGCCGGAGAGCATCGGATCTTCGGAGAAGTACTCGAAGGCGCGGCCGCCGTAGGGCGAGCGGTGGATGTTGGCGGCGGGGCCGTACCAGCCGGCGACGCCGAGCGCGAGCGAATCCTCGCCGATGGCGTTGCCGAAGCGTTCGGCGAGCTCGTCGTTCCATGTGGCGGCGATCACGACCTCGGGCGGGAAGCCGGTGCCGGACGCGCCGCCCACCAGGGTCGAGGAGATGCCGGCGGGGCCGTCCTTGTCGATGGTGCCGGGCAGGGAGATGGATTCGATGGCGTTGGTGGTGTAGCCGCCGTTGCGCACGAGGGAGTCGATGTCGTCCACGCTCATGCGCTCGACCAGCTGCATCCAGCCTTCGTCGTCGTAGTCCTCGCCGATCATCTCGACCACCTTGCTCGGGCCTTCGGTTCCTTCGGTGGTGACCTCGGTCGCGTCGGAGCCGGGCGTGGTGTCGATTTCGAGCGCGTCGACGAACTCCTGGGGAGCGGTCCACTCGCCGTCGGCGTACACCTCGGGCCAGGTGCCGGTCCAGTCGGAGCGGCTCAGGTAGGTGAAGGAGTCGTCGTAGGCGCGGATGTCCACGTCGTCGAACTGGTTTTCGATGGTCTCGCCGGTGGCCACGGAGGTGGCGTAGGTGGCGGTGTCGAGTTCGGCGACGGTGACCTTGGCGGTCATGGCGGCGTTACCGTCGGCGTCCATGCCGTCGGCCGTGGTCTTGCCCTTGGCGGCGAGCACGTTGTTGAGCGCGGCGTGCGCGTCGGTGCCGGCGGCGAAGTAGTAGTCGCCCGCGTCGACGATGTAGGTGCCGGCGCCGTCGGCGTCGTAGGCCTTCATCGATTCCTTGGCGACGGTGACGGTGACGGTCTGGCTTTCGCCGGGCTCAAGCGTGTCGGTTTTCGCGTATCCGACGAGTTCGACCGCGGATTTCTCGATGCCGTTGGCCTTGTCGTAGTCCGTGTAGGGCGACTGCATGTACA
This window contains:
- the bilR gene encoding bilirubin reductase, long form; this encodes MTLQRLLEPLEINHMRLKNRMMFPPMTTGYEARDGSITDQSINFYKRVAEGGAAYIVLGDVTPVHTISPTPKLVTDEQIPSFRALADALHEFDCKLGLQVFHPEYDTVAVAELFAKGDMMGARAKLHHDMAHYINEVSADRLGEILESIKALARRATLAGADAIEVHGDRLVGSLCSPLINQRDDEYGGTFEHRTRFAREVVRAIREGSPDICIDYKLPIITENPQIGRGGLFIDEAVELAKLLVEDGVDTFHVGQANHTGNLNDTIPAMGTRPNCFMEEYSRRIKAVVPVPVSTVGAIPTAAEAERLIESGACDYVGLGRPMLCDPDYANKVAAGEEDLIRPCIMCNRGCTDAIASRRFISCVLNAENGHEYARVIKPAETPHRVAVVGAGPAGMEAARVAALRGHTVTLFEKAGELGGQLGIASVPPRKENMRRATAWYGRALQAAGVDVRLNADVTSESLVADGYDEVIVAVGGRNAAPPIPGLDQPHVMDAWSVLEGKVKPHGRTVVIGGGLVGAETAELIAGDDYGCEVTIVEMMGQIAAEESQTIKPVMMADFAEHGVALKTNTKVDRITAESVEATETLNPPAPAGRPGAPGAPGAAPGGASGGRPAGPGAGGARPGAGAPGAGVRPGGPAAPGAPGSAPADAPEPETQAVSIPCDCVVLALGTAPVAFDTAPLEAAGIKVTLAGDCNGRAADINRAVEEGYLAAIAA
- a CDS encoding glycoside hydrolase family 3 N-terminal domain-containing protein, with protein sequence MSRNATPKLKMRFKKNGKPYKGWFIVWPILTYLLALLLTVILVAVMVLTGSYANLITSFAGQVNSEITNPDESAAYFASDYSSDAERQEANREIGTDIMREGVTLLQNDDDTLPLAMGARLSVFGQGSVDLIHGGGGAGSIDVSNADTLIDSLKEDGFAVNPTLTDFYENGAGKDYRRVLPGETGVGSFAVNEVPVSVYTDEVKASFADYGDAAVVVIGRSGSESSDLPIGTLESGVEYLQLDPDELDMINMACENFDKVVVLLNTQNPVELGPLADTGVGAVAWVGAFGETGANAIGELLDGSINPSGHLVDTFAYDLDSAPSVVNTGDYTIANSDVTSGDKYMVYAEGIYVGYRYYETRYEDMVLNQGNVGDFDYGELVQYPFGYGMSYTDFDWSDFAMRDAGDSYEFTTTVTNTGDVAGKDVVQLYMQSPYTDYDKANGIEKSAVELVGYAKTDTLEPGESQTVTVTVAKESMKAYDADGAGTYIVDAGDYYFAAGTDAHAALNNVLAAKGKTTADGMDADGNAAMTAKVTVAELDTATYATSVATGETIENQFDDVDIRAYDDSFTYLSRSDWTGTWPEVYADGEWTAPQEFVDALEIDTTPGSDATEVTTEGTEGPSKVVEMIGEDYDDEGWMQLVERMSVDDIDSLVRNGGYTTNAIESISLPGTIDKDGPAGISSTLVGGASGTGFPPEVVIAATWNDELAERFGNAIGEDSLALGVAGWYGPAANIHRSPYGGRAFEYFSEDPMLSGQLTAKIVAAAQAKGVIPFLKHFVVNDQETNRAGGAMFANEQSVRDIYLKPFETAIRDADCMGLMTSMNRIGARWSGGHKGLMTNVIRGEWGFEGMAITDQTSFPNFGYSDLREGLAAGTDLWLNSSSTLWKLSDEEMTPAVQADFQRAAKNVVYAIANSNAMNTMGVDSGVKHITPIWQKWLWGIEVVVSLLIIGLVFLATRGVIRRHRWRKWVKAGSPLPDSTVGMDAAAPASASQSVADMPSALGDQPPTA